A window of the Lactuca sativa cultivar Salinas chromosome 5, Lsat_Salinas_v11, whole genome shotgun sequence genome harbors these coding sequences:
- the LOC111892549 gene encoding histone acetyltransferase type B catalytic subunit: protein MGTKHHSSDPVSDPKKRRKVGFSKVDEGVEPNDCIKIYMVSRQEEVGSPESFPVEPVDLGPFFEEDGNIYGYQGLKITIWISSISFQAYADISFESTSDAGKGITDLNSSLQNIFADNLVETKDDFLKTFSTESNYIKSMISEGKTIQQIVPSSYNNESNGTLKADCSELEVVHVEGTSMGLLYCRLVPLVLLLVDGSNPIDVTDPDWEVYLLVEKKNDESQKLLGFAALYRFFHYPNSKRLRLGQILVLPPYQRKGYGGHLFEAITHMAVSDNVYDLSIEEPLDSLQHVRSCVDVPRLLALQAIQPSLDSAALRLKQENLTKRTQITKLTPPSSVIEEARKTLKINKKQFLQCWEILLYVKLDPVEKYMENFRSVVLDRIRADVIGKDTGGVGKRVIEVPTEYDEEVSFVMFRTTGGGDEGKEVEMEEQDLSKQEEQLQKLVDERIQAIKLVAQKVCVKSS from the exons atgGGGACGAAGCACCACTCCTCCGATCCCGTGTCCGATCCCAAAAAGCGTAGAAAGGTCGGATTCTCCAAAGTCG ATGAAGGGGTTGAACCTAACGATTGCATCAAAATCTACATGG TTTCTCGACAAGAGGAAGTGGGCTCACCAGAAAGCTtccctgttgaacctgttgatcTAGGCCCCttttttgaagaagatggaaacATATACGGCTATCAAGGGTTGAAG ATCACCATTTGGATTAGCAGCATATCATTTCAAGCATATGCAGATATTTCTTTCGAGAGCACCTCTGAT GCTGGGAAAGGAATCACAGATCTTAACTCTTCTCTTCAG AACATTTTTGCAGATAATCTTGTTGAGACAAAAGATGACTTCCTCAAAACATTTTCCACAGAGAGTAATTATATCAA ATCTATGATTTCAGAGGGAAAAACAATTCAGCAAATTGTCCCATCTTCATATAACAACGAATCAAATGGGACTTTGAAAGCAGATTGCTCTGAGCTTGAG GTTGTTCATGTTGAGGGCACATCTATGGGCCTTCTTTATTGTAGATTGGTGCCACTTGTTCTTCTTCTTGTTGATG GTAGCAATCCAATTGATGTGACTGATCCTGATTGGGAGGTTTATCTTTTAGTTGAAAAGAAAAATGATGAATCACAGAAGCTTCTTGGTTTTGCAGCTCTTTATCGTTTTTTTCATTACCCTAATAGCAAGAGGTTAAGACTTGGCCAG ATATTGGTGCTCCCTCCATATCAACGCAAAGGGTACGGAGGTCATTTGTTTGAAGCAATCACACACATGGCAGTTTCAGACAACGTGTATGACCTCTCAATCGAAGAGCCTCTTGACTCATTACAACATGTAAGATCATGTGTTGATGTCCCACGCTTGCTTGCACTCCAAGCAATCCAGCCGTCACTAGACTCAGCTGCCTTGCGTCTCAAGCAAGAAAATCTCACAAAGCGGACCCAAATTACCAAATTAACCCCGCCGTCATCTGTGATTGAAGAAGCGAGAAAAACTCTTAAAATCAACAAGAAACAGTTTCTACAGTGTTGGGAGATTTTGCTTTATGTAAAACTGGACCCTGTTGAGAAGTATATGGAGAATTTTAGGAGTGTTGTGTTGGACAGGATTAGGGCTGATGTCATCGGGAAGGATACGGGTGGGGTCGGGAAGCGGGTGATTGAGGTTCCGACTGAGTATGATGAGGAGGTGTCGTTTGTGATGTTTAGGACAACAGGTGGTGGTGATGAGGGGAAGGAGGTGGAGATGGAGGAACAGGATTTGAGTAAACAAGAAGAGCAGCTTCAGAAGCTGGTTGATGAAAGGATTCAAGCTATTAAGTTGGTTGCTCAAAAAGTATGTGTCAAGAGCTCTTGA
- the LOC111892606 gene encoding uncharacterized protein LOC111892606, producing the protein MNVLQLSTIQLPLIFSSTFTQLNHINSSPNLFTSIKLRSSRKPCKYLVKAGENRPPKSTDLLTQIRELEAEGEDEDHDDNDLIDIDWDKVEDEFSPKGPFKGEGEEGMDYDKDPEFAEILGDSLDDPAKARSKIEERMKKKRDKILQRKTGSATPMRVTFNKFDFNNSYIWIEFYHAPLEKDIRMICDTIRSWHIVGRLGGCNSMNMQLSQSITDKRPSYDDILGANIEPTTFYNISDLEIQDNVARIWVDIGTSEPLLLDILINAMTQISSDHVGIKQMVFGGSEFENWSPSLTAEDEGYSVHKI; encoded by the exons ATGAATGTACTACAGTTAAGCACAATACAACTCCCCCTTATCTTCAGTTCGACGTTTACCCAATTGAACCATATTAATTCATCTCCAAACCTTTTTACTTCCATTAAATTACGCTCTAGTCGCAAACCATGTAAATATTTGGTTAAAGCTGGTGAGAACCGACCACCAAAGTCCACGGATTTGCTGACACAAATTAGAGAACTCGAAGCAGAAGGTGAAGATGAAGACCATGATGATAATGATTTGATTGATATTGATTGGGATAAAGTAGAGGATGAATTTTCTCCAAAGGGCCCGTTTaaaggagaaggagaagaaggaatgGATTATGATAAGGATCCTGAATTTGCTGAAATTTTGGGAGATTCTCTTGACGATCCAGCTAAAGCAAGGTCTAAA ATAGAagagaggatgaagaagaaaagagacAAGATACTGCAGCGCAAAACCGGTTCAGCCACACCCATGAGAGTGACTTTTAACAA ATTTGACTTCAACAACTCGTATATATGGATTGAGTTCTACCATGCTCCATTGGAGAAAGACATTAGGATGATTTGCGAT ACGATTCGTTCATGGCATATTGTTGGACGCCTTGGTGGATGCAATTCTATGAATATGCAA ttaTCACAATCTATTACAGATAAAAGACCGAGTTATGATGATATTTTAGGAGCAAACATTGAACCCACGACATTTTATAACATTAGCGACCTTGAGATTCAAGACAATGTTGCACGTATATG GGTGGATATTGGTACAAGTGAGCCTTTGTTGTTGGACATATTGATAAATGCAATGACACAGATAAGCTCTGA CCATGTTGGAATCAAGCAGATGGTTTTTGGTGGATCTGAATTTGAAAACTGGAGTCCAAGTTTGACAGCAGAGGATGAAGGTTATAGTGTACATAAGATCTAG
- the LOC111892619 gene encoding 60S ribosomal protein L31, with amino-acid sequence MVEKTKGRKEEVVTREYTINLHKRLHGCTFKKKAPNAIKEIRKFTQKSMGTTDVRIDVKLNKYVWSNGIRSVPRRVRVRIARKRNDDEDAKEELYSLVTVAEIPAEGLKGLGTKIIDDED; translated from the exons ATGGTGGAGAAGACTAAAGGTAGGAAGGAAGAGGTGGTAACCAGGGAGTACACTATCAACCTCCACAAACGCCTCCATGGATG CACATTCAAGAAGAAGGCTCCCAACGCCATTAAAGAAATCAGGAAATTTACACAGAAATCGATGGGGACAACAGATGTGAGAATAGATGTGAAGCTAAACAAGTACGTGTGGAGTAATGGAATCAGAAGCGTTCCTAGAAGAGTTAGAGTGCGTATTGCACGCAAAAGGAATGATGATGAAGATGCAAAGGAAGAACTTTACTCTCTGGTCACTGTTGCAGAGATCCCAGCTGAAGGGCTCAAGGGTCTTGGAACAAAGATCATTGACGATGAAGATTGA